In a genomic window of uncultured Methanobrevibacter sp.:
- a CDS encoding RNA-protein complex protein Nop10 gives MNMKMNKCPECGIYTLKDACPKCGGKLKVIYPPKFSVEDKYGKYRRILKKESMKE, from the coding sequence ATGAATATGAAAATGAATAAATGTCCTGAATGTGGTATTTATACTTTAAAAGATGCTTGCCCTAAATGCGGAGGCAAGCTTAAAGTAATTTATCCTCCGAAATTTTCAGTTGAGGATAAATATGGCAAATATCGAAGAATATTGAAAAAAGAATCAATGAAGGAGTAA
- a CDS encoding 30S ribosomal protein S27e: protein MVSKGRGNFLKVKCLDCDNEQVIFDRAASDVKCIICGKTLVKSRGAKAKITAHIEKVLN from the coding sequence ATGGTTAGTAAAGGTAGAGGAAACTTTTTAAAAGTTAAATGTTTAGATTGTGACAATGAACAAGTAATATTTGATCGTGCTGCATCTGATGTAAAATGTATTATTTGTGGTAAAACCCTTGTCAAATCTCGCGGTGCTAAAGCAAAAATCACCGCACACATTGAAAAAGTTTTAAACTAG
- a CDS encoding nucleotidyltransferase family protein, whose translation MVSEYGIARLGIFGSYARGEANEDSDLDFIMDTDGLIGMIQYNAIIRKLEEKFGCHVDIITTGCSDREFLTRIQKEEVLIYER comes from the coding sequence ATTGTTAGTGAATATGGTATCGCTAGATTAGGTATTTTCGGGTCATATGCTCGAGGAGAAGCAAATGAGGATAGTGATTTAGATTTTATAATGGATACAGATGGTTTAATTGGAATGATTCAATATAATGCTATAATTCGTAAATTAGAAGAGAAATTTGGATGTCATGTTGATATAATTACTACTGGATGTTCTGATAGGGAGTTTTTAACTAGAATCCAAAAAGAGGAGGTTTTAATTTATGAACGGTGA
- a CDS encoding DUF2112 family protein, with product MNVIVVPDTSMIVIPLIEKNGHSYLSPSNFSRYDNMDICDGNLSFDNLINTYCSSELPSGVRGRLFLFSRIIDKADAAIVIGKRPENYDRMYNALNDLILFGGNSCNNAHSLAVKIVQDLNIPTLKLKYPVNQKEIIELIDKTNCFLRDLNDSNHDNLGVNLKPKKEKMPVSDVETVLKKLI from the coding sequence ATGAACGTTATTGTTGTTCCTGACACTTCAATGATTGTTATTCCATTGATTGAAAAGAATGGACATAGTTATTTGTCTCCATCGAATTTTTCCAGATATGACAATATGGACATTTGTGATGGTAATCTTAGTTTTGATAATCTAATCAATACCTATTGTTCAAGTGAACTTCCTTCAGGAGTCAGAGGAAGACTCTTTCTCTTTTCCCGCATAATAGATAAGGCTGATGCGGCAATTGTCATAGGAAAAAGGCCTGAAAATTATGACAGGATGTATAATGCATTAAATGACTTGATTTTGTTTGGCGGAAATTCCTGCAATAATGCACATAGTCTTGCAGTCAAAATAGTGCAGGATTTAAATATTCCTACATTAAAACTCAAATATCCTGTAAATCAAAAGGAAATAATAGAATTAATAGATAAAACAAACTGTTTTTTAAGGGATTTGAATGATTCCAATCATGATAATTTAGGCGTAAATTTAAAGCCTAAAAAAGAAAAGATGCCTGTTTCGGATGTGGAAACTGTCCTGAAAAAGTTAATATAA
- a CDS encoding proteasome assembly chaperone family protein, with product MQTTEITILEDIELDNPIFIEALPGLGHVGKLAADHMIDELGATKFAEVYSPTFPPQVLVKEEGIIENMFNELYYLKDVGEDNLDLILLVGNTQALSPEGQYLVCKDLLEFVKGYDIDRIYTLGGMVTGPTVENPRVFGAATDEACVELLKEAEIEIRSNDGGIVGASGLFLGLATRQGIQGSCLMGETPGYFIDAEAAEAILKKLSHLLNFEINVDKLEERAEETRQMIAKAQQMEQDLINKANAGNADDLRYIG from the coding sequence ATGCAAACTACAGAAATAACTATCTTGGAAGATATTGAATTAGACAATCCTATATTTATAGAAGCATTACCTGGTCTTGGACATGTCGGTAAATTAGCTGCTGACCATATGATTGATGAATTGGGAGCAACTAAATTTGCTGAAGTTTATTCTCCAACTTTTCCTCCTCAAGTTCTTGTAAAAGAGGAAGGAATCATTGAAAACATGTTTAATGAGTTATATTACCTAAAAGATGTCGGTGAAGATAATCTGGATTTGATTTTACTTGTAGGTAATACTCAGGCATTATCTCCTGAAGGCCAGTATCTGGTATGTAAGGATCTTTTAGAATTTGTTAAAGGATATGATATTGATAGAATTTACACACTTGGTGGAATGGTTACAGGACCTACCGTAGAAAATCCTAGAGTTTTCGGTGCAGCTACTGATGAAGCTTGTGTTGAGCTTTTAAAAGAAGCAGAAATCGAAATCAGATCCAATGATGGTGGAATTGTTGGCGCTTCCGGATTATTCTTAGGTTTAGCCACACGTCAAGGAATCCAAGGGTCCTGCCTTATGGGTGAAACTCCTGGTTATTTTATTGATGCTGAAGCAGCAGAAGCCATATTGAAAAAATTGTCCCATTTACTTAATTTTGAAATCAATGTTGATAAATTAGAAGAAAGAGCTGAAGAAACTAGACAAATGATTGCTAAAGCTCAGCAAATGGAACAGGATTTAATTAATAAGGCTAACGCTGGAAATGCTGATGATTTAAGATATATTGGATAA
- the frhA gene encoding coenzyme F420 hydrogenase subunit alpha, which produces MKDRVVISPTTRQEGHAELVMEVDDEGIVTKGMYFSITPVRGLEKMVLNKAPETAPVLCQRICGVCPIPHTLASTEAIDMALGIEIPEAAKQLRRATLAAHNINSAAIHHFLVATDFVPENLFAAAVDSVSEVRKTVQYVVDMCAGEGIHPSDVRVGGMARNITPFTKERLIERMTAFKPKLEEHIELIKNCVAESAEKLGIPEDLGVVNQPLLAVHPTYGVNDFDMDAFSEVLPEAWYDDPEIGKRGCSVIPLINGENVETGPRARMEKYQGFKGKGVIAQHVARADEMLKNYDACMEALDAIDPAAPANVSYDKRGTGELGFGIIEGPRGTNAHMAKVVEGKIKFYSAIVPTTWNIPTMGPATEGFHHEFGPHVIRAYDPCLSCATHVMVVDDEDKSILKNEMVRI; this is translated from the coding sequence TTGAAAGATAGAGTAGTTATATCCCCTACAACTCGTCAAGAAGGCCATGCCGAATTGGTCATGGAAGTTGATGATGAAGGGATTGTTACAAAAGGTATGTATTTTAGTATAACTCCTGTTAGGGGTTTAGAAAAGATGGTTCTTAACAAAGCTCCTGAAACAGCACCTGTTTTATGTCAAAGAATTTGTGGAGTATGTCCAATACCACATACTTTAGCATCCACAGAAGCTATTGACATGGCATTAGGTATTGAAATTCCTGAAGCAGCTAAACAGTTAAGAAGAGCTACTTTAGCAGCACATAACATTAACAGTGCAGCTATTCACCACTTTTTAGTCGCAACAGACTTTGTACCTGAAAACTTATTCGCTGCTGCTGTTGACAGCGTAAGTGAAGTAAGAAAAACCGTACAATATGTTGTAGACATGTGTGCTGGTGAAGGTATCCACCCATCTGATGTAAGAGTAGGTGGAATGGCTAGAAACATTACTCCATTTACTAAAGAAAGATTAATCGAAAGAATGACCGCTTTCAAACCAAAACTTGAAGAACACATTGAATTAATCAAAAACTGTGTTGCTGAAAGTGCTGAAAAATTAGGCATTCCAGAAGATTTAGGTGTAGTAAACCAACCATTACTCGCAGTTCACCCAACTTACGGTGTAAATGACTTTGATATGGACGCATTTTCCGAAGTTTTACCTGAAGCATGGTATGATGACCCTGAAATCGGTAAAAGAGGATGTTCCGTTATTCCATTAATTAACGGCGAAAATGTTGAAACAGGTCCTAGAGCAAGAATGGAAAAATATCAAGGATTCAAAGGTAAAGGTGTTATCGCACAACACGTAGCTCGTGCAGACGAAATGTTGAAAAACTATGATGCATGTATGGAAGCTTTAGATGCTATTGATCCTGCTGCTCCTGCTAATGTAAGTTACGATAAAAGAGGTACTGGTGAACTCGGATTCGGTATTATCGAAGGTCCTAGAGGAACCAATGCTCACATGGCAAAAGTTGTTGAAGGTAAAATTAAATTTTACTCTGCAATTGTACCAACTACTTGGAACATTCCAACTATGGGTCCTGCAACTGAAGGATTCCATCACGAGTTCGGTCCACATGTAATCAGAGCATACGACCCATGTTTATCATGTGCTACTCACGTAATGGTAGTTGACGATGAAGACAAATCCATTCTTAAAAATGAAATGGTGAGAATCTAG
- the map gene encoding type II methionyl aminopeptidase, which translates to MIESYIEAGKLTSKIRSEASKMIKDGALVLDLVNYVESEILKAGAEIAFPCNVSINEYAAHYTSPAGDKTKFKAGDMVKLDLGAMIDGYIADTAVTVLASGNMDENYTQDEINLHEEIIEASAAGLEAAIATARAGIEISKIGEAVHEAISEYHLNPIFNLMGHSLEQYNLHAGISIPNYNNNDSYILEEGQAVAIEPFATNGEGYVNDAPGHYIFSYMANKPFRMKSTQKVLKYIQSNHRYVPFSGRWITDEFGERKGSIALKQLSQAMAIYPYAPLREKQDCFVSQKEHTLIIEKEGCTVTTI; encoded by the coding sequence ATGATAGAATCCTATATAGAAGCTGGAAAATTAACTTCAAAAATTCGAAGCGAAGCTTCAAAAATGATTAAAGACGGAGCTTTAGTTTTAGACTTAGTAAATTATGTAGAAAGTGAAATTTTAAAGGCAGGCGCTGAAATTGCATTTCCATGCAATGTATCAATCAATGAATATGCCGCCCATTACACTTCCCCTGCAGGAGATAAAACAAAATTCAAAGCAGGGGATATGGTAAAATTAGACCTTGGAGCAATGATTGATGGATATATAGCAGATACTGCAGTAACTGTTCTTGCCAGTGGAAACATGGACGAAAACTATACCCAGGATGAAATAAACTTGCATGAAGAAATAATCGAAGCATCAGCTGCAGGCCTTGAAGCCGCAATTGCAACTGCAAGAGCAGGCATTGAAATTTCAAAAATCGGTGAAGCAGTTCACGAAGCTATATCAGAATATCACCTGAATCCAATATTTAATCTGATGGGACACAGTCTGGAACAATATAACCTCCATGCAGGAATATCAATTCCAAATTACAACAACAATGACAGTTATATTTTAGAAGAAGGCCAGGCCGTAGCAATTGAACCCTTTGCAACAAATGGTGAAGGATATGTCAATGATGCTCCGGGCCACTATATCTTTTCATATATGGCAAATAAACCCTTCAGGATGAAAAGTACTCAAAAAGTATTGAAGTATATCCAAAGCAATCACAGATATGTTCCGTTTTCAGGAAGATGGATTACAGACGAATTCGGAGAAAGAAAAGGATCAATTGCTCTTAAACAGTTATCCCAGGCAATGGCGATTTATCCATATGCTCCGCTGCGTGAAAAACAGGACTGCTTTGTAAGTCAAAAAGAGCATACATTAATTATTGAAAAAGAGGGTTGTACAGTTACAACAATCTAA
- the frhG gene encoding coenzyme F420 hydrogenase subunit gamma, which yields MFDKLKKAFGGSEEPKAPKVEEKVEAAPAETKAPAEEPKAASAKPRIGYIHLSGCTGDAMSLTENYDILSTVLTDMIDIVYGQTLVDKWIHGTYAEEMPEMDLCLIEGSVCLQDEHSVHELLEARKKSGLIAAFGSCAMTGCFTTFARGGQQAQPKHESFLPISSLVKVDLALPGCPVAPEMIAKAVVALCNGDMEYLQPAIDKAACDAGCGCDVLTNIIRNGLCTGCGTCALACPTRAMGFAEGRPSCDRDRCIKCGSCYAMCPRAWLPIKRIKEETGL from the coding sequence ATGTTTGATAAATTGAAAAAAGCTTTTGGCGGTTCAGAAGAACCAAAAGCACCAAAAGTAGAGGAAAAAGTTGAAGCTGCTCCTGCAGAAACCAAAGCACCTGCAGAAGAACCAAAAGCTGCTTCCGCAAAACCACGTATTGGTTACATTCACTTAAGTGGTTGTACTGGTGATGCAATGTCTTTAACTGAAAACTATGATATTTTATCTACTGTTTTAACTGACATGATTGACATTGTATACGGACAAACTTTAGTCGACAAATGGATTCACGGTACTTACGCAGAAGAAATGCCTGAAATGGATTTATGTTTAATTGAAGGATCCGTTTGTTTACAAGATGAACACAGTGTTCATGAATTATTAGAAGCAAGGAAAAAATCTGGTTTAATTGCTGCATTTGGTTCATGTGCTATGACCGGTTGTTTCACCACATTTGCTCGTGGTGGTCAACAAGCACAACCTAAACACGAATCTTTCTTACCAATTAGTTCCTTAGTTAAAGTAGATTTAGCACTTCCTGGTTGTCCTGTAGCTCCAGAAATGATTGCAAAAGCAGTTGTTGCTTTATGCAACGGAGATATGGAATACTTACAACCTGCTATTGATAAAGCTGCATGTGATGCAGGATGTGGTTGTGATGTATTAACCAACATTATCCGTAACGGATTATGTACTGGTTGTGGAACTTGTGCTCTAGCTTGTCCAACAAGAGCTATGGGCTTCGCTGAAGGTAGACCTAGTTGTGATAGGGACAGATGTATTAAGTGTGGATCTTGTTATGCAATGTGTCCAAGAGCTTGGTTGCCTATCAAAAGAATTAAAGAGGAAACAGGACTTTAG
- the frhD gene encoding coenzyme F420-reducing hydrogenase, FrhD protein, whose protein sequence is MPYDSDIIVIGCGNVLFKDDGFGPIIINLLQKYTNDTNDYYDPAVTAYVENEFDKDILSQIEKKFEGITLPDSVQFVDGGTAAPTNFFPLYTEYNWKKLIVADVVEFDAEPGTVETFDPNIMQKGKYDNPHGMTVEEPLQEISQKCEVVVVGCKPAEIPTPDVDMGLSEPVIKAVPNAIDLILKEIGVK, encoded by the coding sequence ATGCCTTACGATTCGGATATAATCGTTATCGGTTGTGGAAATGTATTGTTTAAAGATGATGGATTTGGTCCAATCATTATAAATCTTTTACAGAAATATACAAATGATACTAACGATTATTACGACCCGGCTGTTACTGCATATGTTGAGAATGAATTTGATAAGGATATTTTAAGTCAGATTGAAAAAAAATTTGAGGGCATAACATTACCGGATTCAGTTCAGTTCGTTGATGGAGGAACAGCGGCTCCAACAAACTTTTTCCCATTGTATACTGAATATAACTGGAAAAAACTTATTGTTGCAGACGTTGTCGAATTTGACGCAGAACCTGGAACAGTTGAAACATTTGATCCGAATATTATGCAAAAGGGAAAGTATGATAATCCTCATGGAATGACTGTAGAGGAACCTCTTCAAGAAATATCTCAAAAATGTGAAGTTGTTGTTGTGGGTTGTAAACCTGCCGAAATTCCAACTCCGGATGTAGATATGGGTTTATCAGAACCTGTAATTAAGGCAGTTCCAAATGCTATTGATCTTATTTTAAAAGAAATTGGGGTAAAATAA
- a CDS encoding endoglucanase, producing MDKANIIISVIIVLCIAAAVAAYGITNSNSPIFSDLSSMSASNTGDGLGNNTTKLNTSSSSVATTNGGASSGSSGGAGSGSSGGSGGNPIYNGPSSSDSGYSSSSSSSQGSSSSSSSSSSSSSSSTHLSYSSAQSIANGAVGEPGCYAGSVYYSGGYWYATIFDENGNSVDSIMINDATGSVDRG from the coding sequence TTGGATAAAGCAAATATTATAATTTCCGTAATTATTGTGTTATGTATTGCAGCGGCAGTTGCAGCGTATGGTATAACAAACAGTAACAGTCCAATATTCTCTGATTTATCAAGTATGTCAGCTAGTAATACTGGGGACGGACTTGGAAACAACACCACAAAATTAAATACAAGTAGTAGCTCTGTAGCAACAACAAATGGTGGAGCAAGCAGCGGATCTAGCGGCGGCGCAGGTTCCGGATCATCTGGAGGTTCAGGAGGTAATCCAATTTACAATGGACCGAGCAGCAGTGACTCTGGTTACAGTTCTAGTTCCAGTTCAAGTCAAGGCTCAAGCTCAAGCTCAAGCTCTAGCTCCAGTTCAAGCTCAAGTAGTACCCATTTATCCTACTCTTCAGCTCAAAGTATTGCAAATGGTGCTGTTGGAGAACCAGGATGTTATGCTGGAAGCGTTTATTATTCCGGCGGATATTGGTACGCTACAATCTTTGATGAAAATGGAAATAGTGTTGACAGCATTATGATTAATGATGCTACAGGTAGCGTAGATAGAGGATAA
- a CDS encoding translation initiation factor IF-2 subunit alpha codes for MVRKSQEWPDEGELIVGTVYKVLNYGAFAKLEEYQGKEAFIHISEVSSGWVKNIRDHVRENQKIVCRVLRVNPKKGHVDASLKRIREDQRTKKIQHWKIEQKAEKFLELAAKSLDKDLDTAYDEVGYELMDIFGDVYGAFETASDEGAESLTEEGIPQDWADAITEVAKKNITPPEVHISGYVDIETFVPNGVEIIISALKAAEDNGDDEEEIKVQCVGAPRYRITVKSTDYLLAEKALKAAADRCIAVVEESEGNGSFLRELDN; via the coding sequence ATGGTAAGAAAAAGTCAAGAATGGCCTGATGAAGGGGAACTTATTGTAGGTACAGTTTACAAAGTTCTTAATTATGGGGCTTTCGCTAAATTAGAAGAATATCAGGGTAAAGAAGCTTTTATTCATATTTCTGAAGTATCTTCTGGTTGGGTTAAAAATATTAGAGATCATGTAAGAGAAAACCAAAAAATTGTTTGCCGTGTTCTCCGTGTAAATCCTAAAAAAGGACATGTTGATGCTTCCTTAAAAAGAATCCGTGAAGATCAAAGGACTAAAAAAATCCAACATTGGAAAATTGAGCAAAAAGCTGAAAAATTCTTAGAATTGGCTGCTAAATCCTTAGATAAAGATTTAGATACTGCTTATGATGAAGTAGGTTATGAACTTATGGACATCTTCGGTGATGTTTATGGTGCTTTTGAAACCGCTTCTGATGAAGGTGCTGAATCACTTACTGAAGAAGGAATTCCACAAGATTGGGCAGATGCCATCACTGAAGTAGCTAAGAAAAATATTACTCCTCCTGAAGTTCACATTAGCGGATATGTTGATATTGAAACTTTTGTGCCTAACGGAGTTGAAATCATTATTTCTGCACTTAAAGCTGCTGAAGACAATGGTGACGATGAGGAAGAAATCAAAGTCCAATGTGTAGGCGCACCTAGATATAGGATTACTGTAAAATCTACTGATTATTTATTGGCTGAAAAAGCACTTAAAGCTGCTGCTGATAGATGTATTGCAGTTGTTGAAGAATCTGAAGGAAACGGTTCATTTTTAAGAGAATTAGATAATTAG
- a CDS encoding DUF86 domain-containing protein: MEYFGDDKELFLENIHYQDACALVIIQIGEHVDRLSDEFKNSHSEIPWREIKDMRNLHAHNYESVMYDILWVTIKGMFLNFGNILKN, translated from the coding sequence ATTGAATATTTCGGTGATGATAAAGAATTGTTTTTGGAGAATATTCATTATCAGGATGCATGTGCTTTAGTAATTATTCAAATTGGAGAACATGTTGATAGATTATCTGATGAATTCAAAAATAGTCATTCTGAGATTCCTTGGAGAGAAATTAAAGATATGAGAAATTTACATGCTCATAACTATGAATCTGTAATGTATGATATTTTGTGGGTAACTATTAAAGGGATGTTCCTGAACTTCGGGAATATCTTGAAAAATTAA
- the frhB gene encoding coenzyme F420 hydrogenase subunit beta, whose translation MVLGTYKEALSARATDSKILDVSQDGGIVSALLCYAIDEGIIEGAVVAGTPDDDWRPIPTVVTSSDEVIAAAGTKYSMSPTLSALKEATRQYGLEKVGVVATPCQTQGLRKAQAYPFARFVADKIKLIVGIYCMENFPMASLDTFATAKLGFDSLTDATKMDIGKGKFWLTKDGEDNGLAIKETHGYEQAGCNICMDYVAEWSDVSTGSVGSPDGWSTVLTRTDAGESVFKAAVDAGLIETKPMDEVKPGLPLLEKLAKGKKDKNGAERERRAKMGLPLPVEY comes from the coding sequence ATGGTATTAGGTACTTACAAAGAAGCACTATCTGCAAGGGCTACTGACAGCAAAATTTTAGATGTATCCCAAGACGGAGGAATTGTTTCAGCATTACTCTGTTACGCAATTGATGAAGGAATCATTGAAGGTGCAGTTGTAGCTGGAACTCCTGACGACGATTGGAGACCAATTCCTACTGTAGTAACTTCTTCTGATGAAGTAATTGCAGCTGCAGGAACTAAATACTCAATGTCCCCAACTTTATCTGCTTTAAAAGAAGCAACCCGTCAATACGGTTTAGAAAAAGTTGGTGTAGTCGCAACTCCATGTCAAACCCAAGGTTTAAGAAAAGCACAAGCTTATCCATTCGCTAGATTTGTCGCTGACAAAATTAAATTAATCGTCGGTATCTACTGTATGGAAAACTTCCCAATGGCTTCTCTTGACACCTTTGCTACCGCAAAATTAGGATTTGACAGCTTAACTGATGCTACTAAAATGGATATTGGTAAAGGTAAATTCTGGTTAACCAAAGATGGTGAAGATAACGGTTTAGCTATTAAAGAAACTCACGGATATGAACAAGCTGGATGTAACATCTGTATGGACTATGTTGCTGAATGGTCTGATGTATCCACCGGTTCTGTAGGATCTCCTGACGGATGGTCCACTGTATTAACAAGAACCGATGCTGGTGAATCCGTATTCAAAGCTGCTGTTGACGCTGGTTTAATTGAAACAAAACCAATGGATGAAGTAAAACCAGGTCTTCCTTTACTTGAAAAATTAGCTAAAGGTAAAAAAGACAAAAACGGCGCAGAACGTGAAAGAAGAGCAAAAATGGGATTACCACTTCCTGTGGAATACTAA
- a CDS encoding 50S ribosomal protein L44e, which produces MKIPKEKRTYCPHCKKHTVHEVHTAKKRKASELTWGQRQFRRVTAGYRGYPRPLPAGNKPVKKLDLRLKCKECGKSHIKQSFRTGKPEFVAK; this is translated from the coding sequence ATGAAAATACCAAAAGAAAAAAGAACATACTGTCCTCATTGTAAAAAACACACAGTACATGAAGTTCACACTGCTAAAAAAAGAAAAGCTAGTGAATTAACCTGGGGACAAAGACAATTCAGACGTGTAACTGCTGGATACAGAGGTTATCCAAGGCCTTTACCTGCTGGTAACAAACCAGTTAAAAAATTAGACTTAAGACTTAAATGCAAAGAATGTGGAAAATCTCACATCAAACAATCTTTCAGAACAGGAAAACCTGAATTTGTAGCAAAATAG
- a CDS encoding TIGR00375 family protein produces the protein MLINADFHVHSCFSMASSKDMLIKNMAPKSKLKGLGLLGTGDAFHPGWLDIIEESTTYSGDGIYSSQDMDFVLTTEVEAKNKIHHLVIIPDMDIARELSDKLPSKNKNQDGRPKTQLSGAELLDLVRQYDCLIGPAHAFTPWTGMYKSFDSIYDCYAKKPDFVELGLSADTFMADTVRELKDFPFLTNSDAHSPWPHRLGREFNQIELEDISYSSIKKAIKNKDIKANYGLIPNLGKYHMTACTKCYKLIDPVIAKENKMKCSCGGRVKKGVDFRISEISDYNEPKHPDFRPEYVHLMPLAELISTVYDKGVTTKTVQGKWQNLIDAFGTEIDVLINVSIADIEKIDSNVSLAIEAFRNRTLDIVPGGGGKYGEISFNKSLKKPESEKIVTLDNF, from the coding sequence ATGTTAATAAATGCTGATTTTCATGTTCACAGCTGTTTTTCAATGGCATCCTCAAAGGACATGCTGATAAAAAATATGGCCCCAAAATCTAAACTGAAAGGCCTTGGGCTTTTAGGTACTGGAGATGCTTTTCATCCGGGATGGCTTGACATTATTGAGGAAAGTACCACTTATTCTGGGGATGGAATATACTCCTCACAGGACATGGATTTTGTTTTGACAACGGAAGTGGAGGCTAAAAACAAGATTCATCATCTGGTAATCATTCCTGATATGGATATAGCAAGGGAACTGTCAGACAAGTTGCCGTCTAAAAATAAAAATCAGGACGGACGGCCAAAAACCCAGTTGAGCGGTGCTGAGCTTTTGGACTTGGTTCGCCAGTATGATTGTCTTATTGGTCCTGCACATGCATTTACTCCATGGACTGGAATGTACAAATCATTTGACAGCATTTATGACTGTTATGCTAAAAAGCCTGATTTTGTAGAGCTTGGATTGTCTGCTGACACTTTTATGGCAGATACTGTTCGTGAACTTAAGGATTTTCCGTTTTTGACAAATTCCGATGCACATTCCCCATGGCCTCACAGGTTAGGTAGGGAATTTAATCAAATTGAGCTTGAAGATATATCATACTCTTCAATAAAAAAGGCAATAAAAAACAAGGATATTAAAGCAAACTACGGTTTGATTCCAAACCTTGGAAAGTATCACATGACTGCATGTACCAAATGCTATAAACTTATTGATCCGGTTATTGCAAAGGAAAATAAAATGAAATGCAGCTGCGGAGGAAGAGTTAAAAAAGGTGTTGATTTCAGGATATCTGAAATATCTGACTATAATGAGCCAAAGCATCCTGATTTCAGGCCTGAATATGTTCATTTGATGCCTCTTGCCGAATTGATTTCCACTGTTTATGATAAGGGGGTTACAACCAAGACTGTTCAGGGAAAATGGCAAAATCTCATTGATGCTTTTGGGACTGAAATAGATGTTTTGATTAATGTTTCTATTGCAGACATTGAAAAAATAGATTCCAACGTTTCATTGGCTATTGAAGCATTCAGAAACAGAACCCTTGATATTGTTCCTGGCGGTGGGGGAAAATATGGGGAAATTTCCTTTAATAAATCCTTGAAAAAACCTGAAAGTGAAAAAATAGTTACTTTGGATAATTTTTAA